A single window of Salvia splendens isolate huo1 chromosome 6, SspV2, whole genome shotgun sequence DNA harbors:
- the LOC121808495 gene encoding uncharacterized protein LOC121808495 has product MMRKAPSLVDLCVYLAIDNVRYLGDVGETDHHLLERILCHCTLDQLMHIENSTSDRDLSPVTDKLWKRFFKDSFGEDSFDTVVEKMKQRKVTFKWKQLYEAKLKEREEATQKSLDRIKQRYHEEDAKKRTRQVQLCSKVPPSSKKRSFWGGETASNIYNTKSSIMKKSKLEFINSREVKNLAAMKNKVVHKNHSVMSKPKPVVTSRSASSPSSSNKMIKPFRRRF; this is encoded by the exons ATGATGCGAAAAGCCCCATCGTTGGTCGACTTGTGCGTTTATTTGGCCATAGACAATGTTAGGTATCTAGGAGATGTTGGAGAAACCGACCACCATCTCTTAGAGCGCATTTTATGCCATTGTACACTTGATCAGCTGATGCACATTGAGAATAGCACATCA GATAGAGATCTTAGTCCAGTCACTGATAAGTTGTGGAAGAGATTTTTCAAGGACAGTTTTGGTGAGGATAGCTTCGATACTGTCGTTGAGAAGATGAAGCAGAGGAAAGTAACCTTCAAATGGAAACAATTGTATGAG gctaaACTAAAAGAGAGGGAAGAGGCTACACAAAAATCTCTTGATCGTATAAAGCAGCGATATCATGAAGAAGATGCAA AAAAAAGAACCAGACAAGTGCAGCTGTGCTCAAAAGTTCCACCTTCTAGCAAGAAACGAAGCTTTTGGGGAG GTGAGACTGCAAGCAATATCTACAACACAAAAAGCAGCATTATGAAGAAGTCAAAGCTTGAGTTCATTAACAG CCGAGAAGTCAAGAATTTAGCTGCCATGAAAAATAAGGTGGTGCACAAGAATCATAG TGTTATGTCCAAGCCAAAGCCAGTTGTTACTTCTAGATCTGCTTCGTCGCCATCATCATCGAACAAAATGATCAAGCCATTTCGGAGAAGATTCTGA
- the LOC121808545 gene encoding citrate synthase, glyoxysomal-like, with amino-acid sequence MENFDLTATARGRLAVLSAHLSASPNRSGSFLDFSGCSADVAPPTNLKGSLTLIDDRTGKKYQVQVSQDGTIKATDLKKISVGKNDKGLKLYDPGYLNTAPVRSSICYIDGDEGILRYRGYPIEELAEKSSFLEVAYLLLYGNLPTEGQLGEWEFAVAQHSAVPQGLLDIIQAMPHDAHPMGVLVSAMSALSVFHPDANPALRGQDLYKSKQVRDKQIVRILGKAPTIAAAAYLRMAGRPPVLPSNNLSYSENFLYMLDSLGDRSYKPNPRLARVLDILFILHAEHEMNCSTAAARHLASSGVDVYTALAGAVGALYGPLHGGANEAVLKMLSEIGSVDNIPEFIEGVKNRKRKMSGFGHRVYKNYDPRAKVIKKLSEEVFSIVGRDPLIEVAIALEKAALSDEYFVKRKLYPNVDFYSGLIYRAMGFPPEFFTILFAIPRMAGYLSHWRESLDDPDTKIMRPAQVYTGVWLRNYTPLKERMLSKEVDKLGQVAVSNATRRRLAGFGA; translated from the exons ATGGAGAATTTTGATCTTACAGCTACGGCTCGAGGCCGCTTGGCGGTGCTCTCTGCTCACCTCTCCGCTTCACCCAATCGATCCGGCTCATTCCTTGACTTCTCCGGCTGCTCTGCCGACGTGGCGCCGCCCACCAATCTCAAAGGTTCGTTGACCTTGATTGATGATCGTACCGGGAAAAAGTATCAGGTTCAGGTATCTCAAGACGGCACTATCAAAGCCACCGACCTTAAGAAG ATATCCGTAGGAAAAAATGACAAGGGGCTGAAGCTTTATGACCCTGGTTACCTTAACACAGCTCCTGTTCGATCTTCGATTTGCTATATTGATGGTGATGAAGGGATTCTTAGATACAGGGGGTATCCCATTGAGGAGCTGGCAGAGAAGAGTTCCTTTCTAGAAGTGGCTTATCTTTTGT TGTATGGGAACCTACCAACTGAAGGTCAGTTGGGAGAGTGGGAGTTTGCTGTTGCACAGCATTCAGCTGTTCCACAAGGACTGTTG GATATCATACAGGCAATGCCACATGATGCTCATCCAATGGGTGTTCTTGTTAGTGCAATGAGTGCTCTGTCTGTCTTCCATCCAGATGCTAATCCAGCTTTAAGA GGGCAAGATCTATACAAGTCTAAACAAGTGAGAGACAAACAAATTGTTCGCATACTTGGAAAG GCTCCAACAATTGCTGCAGCTGCTTATTTGAGGATGGCAGGGAGGCCACCTGTTCTTCCATCCAACAATCTCTCATACTCTGAGAACTTCTTATATATGCTCGACTCATT GGGTGACAGATCTTATAAACCAAATCCTAGACTTGCACGGGTTCTCGACATTCTATTCATACTGCATGCAGAACATGAAATGAATTGCTCTACTGCAGCTGCAAGACATCTTGCTTCAAG TGGTGTTGACGTGTACACAGCCCTTGCTGGAGCTGTTGGAGCTCTATATGGTCCCCTTCATGGTGGAGCAAATGAG GCTGTGCTCAAGATGTTGAGTGAGATTGGAAGTGTTGACAATATACCTGAATTCATTGAAGGTGTTAAAAACAG GAAAAGAAAGATGTCTGGTTTTGGACACCGTGTTTACAAAAACTATGACCCACGTGCCAAAGTTATCAAGAAACTCTCAGAAGAAGTATTTTCAATTGTTGGAAGGGATCCTCTCATTGAG GTGGCAATAGCTTTGGAGAAGGCTGCGCTCTCAGATGAGTATTTTGTTAAGAGAAAGTTATATCCGAATGTTGACTTCTATTCTGGGTTGATTTATAG GGCTATGGGTTTCCCTCCCGAGTTCTTTACCATTTTGTTTGCAATCCCCCGAATGGCTGGCTATTTATCTCACTGGCGAGAGTCTCTGGATGACCCTGATACTAAGATAATGAGACCGGCGCAG GTATACACCGGTGTATGGCTAAGGAATTACACGCCACTGAAAGAGCGAATGCTATCGAAAGAAGTGGATAAACTTGGTCAGGTGGCGGTCTCCAATGCAACAAGGAGGCGTTTGGCTGGATTCGGGGCCTAG
- the LOC121809647 gene encoding uncharacterized protein LOC121809647 has protein sequence MNMNEGLVRLFDSQSSMEMSKIGLQEGVVDLYVVNELEPAHDGDEVAEGAVLVSQLTQEEVADVDKETEVEVEVTDGEEETELEVNDGEEDMASGDEEHEKQVKEKKSVATTKKNTSEKRPFVDSDYDLTDDEDEIMKSQVESWKKLVSEMETRKCDETEGGSSENLPSDSPSSGEDLVGDDRVKTRRFKPAIDLNDVKWEIGLRFTSKQDFTELIRHQGVKMGKKLRFKKNDNARCIAICKSVLHGKNRVACPWYVSIRNRTTYGYWQVARLRDKHICGGSSSNHGCANSKYLSKKYKEDIRIFPGMSIGQFIEKVHQDMRITITLGKAKRAIKHACSLIEVDLIHV, from the coding sequence ATGAATATGAATGAAGGGTTGGTGCGCCTTTTCGACAGCCAATCTTCTATGGAGATGTCAAAAATAGGACTGCAAGAAGGAGTGGTTGATTTATATGTTGTGAATGAACTTGAACCAGCACATGATGGTGATGAAGTTGCAGAAGGTGCCGTGCTAGTGAGCCAGCTAACACAAGAGGAAGTTGCTGATGTTGATAAGGAAACTGAAGTGGAAGTAGAAGTGACTGATGGTGAAGAGGAAACTGAATTGGAAGTGAATGATGGTGAAGAGGATATGGCTAGTGGCGACGAagaacatgaaaaacaagtgaAGGAGAAGAAGTCAGTTGCTACTACAAAGAAGAATACTAGTGAAAAACGTCCATTTGTGGATAGTGATTATGATCtaactgatgatgaagatgaaataATGAAGAGTCAGGTGGAATCTTGGAAGAAGCTTGTAAGTGAGATGGAAACAAGGAAATGTGATGAAACTGAAGGTGGTTCAAGTGAGAACCTTCCTAGTGATTCACCAAGTTCTGGCGAAGATTTGGTAGGTGACGATAGAGTGAAAACTCGAAGATTCAAGCCGGCGATTGATCTCAATGATGTCAAGTGGGAAATCGGTTTGCGGTTTACTTCAAAGCAAGATTTCACTGAACTGATCCGCCATCAAGGAGTGAAGATGGGTAAAAAATTACGTtttaagaaaaatgataatgCACGTTGCATCGCAATTTGCAAATCTGTGCTCCATGGTAAGAATAGGGTTGCATGTCCATGGTATGTTTCAATCAGAAATAGGACTACATATGGTTACTGGCAGGTTGCACGTCTTCGAGATAAACACATTTGTGGTGGCTCTTCTTCAAACCATGGATGTGCTAATTCCAAATATCTTagcaaaaaatataaagaagacATTCGCATTTTTCCTGGGATGAGCATTGGGCAATTCATTGAGAAGGTGCATCAAGACATGAGAATCACAATCACTTTAGGAAAGGCGAAACGTGCTATCAAACATGCATGTTCTTTGATTGAAGTTGATTTGATACATGTCTAG
- the LOC121806970 gene encoding agamous-like MADS-box protein MADS1 isoform X2 has protein sequence MEFPSQESESSNSLRKNGRGKIQIKRIENTTNRQVTFCKRRNGLLKKAYELSVLCDAEVALVVFSTRGRLYEYANNSVRATIDRYKKATIDSSNTMSTSEANTQFYQQEATKLRRQIREIQNSNRQLLGEGVSNMPLKELRNMEGKVEKAISRIRTKKNEMLFAEIELMQKRELELHNANMYLRAKIGESERAQQQMNMMNQEYEQPSMSSHNYDVRNFLPVNLLQPEHDRHYSCQDQTPLQLV, from the exons ATGGAGTTTCCGAGTCAAGAGTCTGAGTCATCGAATTCGCTGAGGAAGAACGGGAGGGGGAAGATTCAGATCAAGAGGATCGAGAACACCACGAATCGGCAGGTGACTTTCTGCAAGCGCAGGAATGGGCTGCTCAAGAAGGCCTACGAGCTGTCGGTGCTCTGCGACGCTGAAGTCGCCCTTGTTGTCTTCTCCACCCGCGGCAGGCTCTATGAATATGCTAATAACAg TGTTAGGGCAACAATTGATAGGTACAAGAAAGCAACTATTGATTCCTCCAACACTATGTCCACCTCTGAAGCTAACACACAG TTCTACCAGCAAGAAGCCACCAAGCTCCGCAGACAAATAAGAGAAATTCAGAATTCAAACAG ACAACTGCTTGGAGAAGGTGTTAGCAATATGCCACTGAAGGAACTCAGGAACATGGAGGGCAAAGTGGAGAAAGCAATCAGCCGTATCCGCACAAAGAAG AATGAGATGCTGTTTGCTGAAATTGAGCTCATGCAGAAGAGG GAGCTAGAGCTGCACAATGCAAACATGTATCTGAGAGCTAAG ATAGGCGAGAGCGAGAGGGCGCAGCAGCAGATGAACATGATGAATCAAGAGTACGAGCAGCCTAGCATGAGTTCACACAACTATGATGTAAGAAACTTCCTTCCTGTCAACCTCCTCCAACCTGAACATGACCGCCACTACTCTTGCCAGGATCAAACTCCTCTCCAGCTAGT TTAA
- the LOC121806970 gene encoding agamous-like MADS-box protein MADS1 isoform X1, with product MEFPSQESESSNSLRKNGRGKIQIKRIENTTNRQVTFCKRRNGLLKKAYELSVLCDAEVALVVFSTRGRLYEYANNSVRATIDRYKKATIDSSNTMSTSEANTQFYQQEATKLRRQIREIQNSNRQLLGEGVSNMPLKELRNMEGKVEKAISRIRTKKNEMLFAEIELMQKRELELHNANMYLRAKQIGESERAQQQMNMMNQEYEQPSMSSHNYDVRNFLPVNLLQPEHDRHYSCQDQTPLQLV from the exons ATGGAGTTTCCGAGTCAAGAGTCTGAGTCATCGAATTCGCTGAGGAAGAACGGGAGGGGGAAGATTCAGATCAAGAGGATCGAGAACACCACGAATCGGCAGGTGACTTTCTGCAAGCGCAGGAATGGGCTGCTCAAGAAGGCCTACGAGCTGTCGGTGCTCTGCGACGCTGAAGTCGCCCTTGTTGTCTTCTCCACCCGCGGCAGGCTCTATGAATATGCTAATAACAg TGTTAGGGCAACAATTGATAGGTACAAGAAAGCAACTATTGATTCCTCCAACACTATGTCCACCTCTGAAGCTAACACACAG TTCTACCAGCAAGAAGCCACCAAGCTCCGCAGACAAATAAGAGAAATTCAGAATTCAAACAG ACAACTGCTTGGAGAAGGTGTTAGCAATATGCCACTGAAGGAACTCAGGAACATGGAGGGCAAAGTGGAGAAAGCAATCAGCCGTATCCGCACAAAGAAG AATGAGATGCTGTTTGCTGAAATTGAGCTCATGCAGAAGAGG GAGCTAGAGCTGCACAATGCAAACATGTATCTGAGAGCTAAG CAGATAGGCGAGAGCGAGAGGGCGCAGCAGCAGATGAACATGATGAATCAAGAGTACGAGCAGCCTAGCATGAGTTCACACAACTATGATGTAAGAAACTTCCTTCCTGTCAACCTCCTCCAACCTGAACATGACCGCCACTACTCTTGCCAGGATCAAACTCCTCTCCAGCTAGT TTAA
- the LOC121806970 gene encoding agamous-like MADS-box protein MADS1 isoform X3 → MEFPSQESESSNSLRKNGRGKIQIKRIENTTNRQVTFCKRRNGLLKKAYELSVLCDAEVALVVFSTRGRLYEYANNSVRATIDRYKKATIDSSNTMSTSEANTQFYQQEATKLRRQIREIQNSNRQLLGEGVSNMPLKELRNMEGKVEKAISRIRTKKIGESERAQQQMNMMNQEYEQPSMSSHNYDVRNFLPVNLLQPEHDRHYSCQDQTPLQLV, encoded by the exons ATGGAGTTTCCGAGTCAAGAGTCTGAGTCATCGAATTCGCTGAGGAAGAACGGGAGGGGGAAGATTCAGATCAAGAGGATCGAGAACACCACGAATCGGCAGGTGACTTTCTGCAAGCGCAGGAATGGGCTGCTCAAGAAGGCCTACGAGCTGTCGGTGCTCTGCGACGCTGAAGTCGCCCTTGTTGTCTTCTCCACCCGCGGCAGGCTCTATGAATATGCTAATAACAg TGTTAGGGCAACAATTGATAGGTACAAGAAAGCAACTATTGATTCCTCCAACACTATGTCCACCTCTGAAGCTAACACACAG TTCTACCAGCAAGAAGCCACCAAGCTCCGCAGACAAATAAGAGAAATTCAGAATTCAAACAG ACAACTGCTTGGAGAAGGTGTTAGCAATATGCCACTGAAGGAACTCAGGAACATGGAGGGCAAAGTGGAGAAAGCAATCAGCCGTATCCGCACAAAGAAG ATAGGCGAGAGCGAGAGGGCGCAGCAGCAGATGAACATGATGAATCAAGAGTACGAGCAGCCTAGCATGAGTTCACACAACTATGATGTAAGAAACTTCCTTCCTGTCAACCTCCTCCAACCTGAACATGACCGCCACTACTCTTGCCAGGATCAAACTCCTCTCCAGCTAGT TTAA